The following DNA comes from Pedobacter cryoconitis.
TGTCAGAGAAGTTCTGGAGCGTTACAGGCCTGATGCAATTATTCATACGGCTGCACTAACAAATGTTGATAAATGCGAGACGGAAAAAGAACTTGCTTACGCATTGAATGTGGAAGCGGTAAAAACATTAATCACAATTTGTGAGGAATACAAGATACAATTGGTTCATTTGTCTACGGATTTTATTTTTGATGGACTGAATGGCCCATATCTTGAGTCGGATGTTCCGAATCCTTTAAGTTATTATGGAAAGACAAAATCAGAGGCGGAAGAGCTGGTGAAAAATGCTGCTTGTAAATGGGCAATTCTGCGTACTATCATTGTATATGGAATTATCAGTGATGAGAGCAGAAGTAACATTGTATTGTGGGCTAAGGGGGCGCTGGAGAAAGGAACTCCTATCAGCGTAGTAAATGACCAGTGGCGGATGCCGACTCTGGTAGAGGATCTGGCAGATGCCTGCCTTTTAGTTATAGAGAAGAATGCGAATGGTGTGTTTAATATCTCAGGAAAAGATATGATGGGTATTTCAGAATTGGTATTCAAGGTTGCTGATTTTTGGAATTTAAATAAAGAACTGATTACAGAGATTAGTGCTGCCTCTCTTAATCAGTCAGCGCCCAGACCAATGAGGACGGGTTTTATATTAGATAAGGCTATTCATGAACTTGGTTATGCGCCGCGCAGTTTTGAGCAGGGACTGGCTTTATTGGACGAACAATTGAAAGAAAGAGAACGGCTGACTGAACAGGAAGCGAAATAGATAATTATACATACAATTAACATATATTAAAATGGGATTACAAATAGGCGATCAGGCTCCGGATTTTAAATTATTCAGCTCAGATTTAAAAGAGACATCATTAGCTGACTTCAAAGGAAAGAAATTAGTATTACAGTTTTTCCCAATGGCTTTTACTGGTACATGCACTACTCAGCTTTGTACAATGAGAGATAGTTTTGGTTTTTACCAGGGAATGAATGCTGAAGTATTGGGTATTTCTGTGGATTCACCTTTTACATTAGCTAAATTTAAAGAAGAACAGTTCTATCAGTTCCCTTTATTATCAGATTTTAACAAAGAAACGTCCAGAGCTTATCAGTCAATTTATGAGGAATTCGTCTATAATTTGAAAGGTGTATCCAAAAGAGCCGCTTTTGTGATCGACGAAGAAGGAAAAATTATTTATGCTGAAGTTTTAGAATCGGCAGGTGATCTTCCTGATTTCGATGCAATTAAGAAAGTTGTAGAGGGATAGTAAGGGTAAGACGCTTTATTTATTTGAATATTTATTTGAAAAAAGTTTTGAATTTCAAATAGAAATACTACTTTTGCAATCCCAAAGCGATACAGAATTGGGAAATGCATTTGTAGCTCAATTGGATAGAGCATCTCACTACGGATGAGAAGGTTTGGGGTTCGAATCCCTACAAGTGCACTGAAAGCCTTAGAGAAATCTAAGGCTTTTCTTGTTTATGGTAGTTTCTACAGACCATGATAGTATAGATCAAGTCATCAACTTGTGGAGCAGGCCCTTTTTTAAGCATAAATTTTCGACACGCTAAATAGAAAGTCTTTGCTATCACGGATGCTCTTATGCCTGTGGAAGTTGCGCTGAAAGCTTTCAATTGGCATGGGAATGACCCGGCCGAAACAAGGCCGGGCTGTTAGTAAATAAATTCAAAATAGCTAAATAATAACTCTATATCGGCCGGGTACTGCCCGGGTACTGTCCGAGTACTCGTTAGGGTAAGAGCAATGCTAAAGTAACGTGAGAGCATGGCAAGTCCAAGTCAAAACAACTAGTTGAAATGACTTAGAGTAAGTATGCTTAAAGGCTGTTCTCAACCTGGTGTCATCCCGACTACCACTCAGGCACAACCAAACCATAACTAGTTGAAGATTAATGAAATTATAATTTTCCCTTTGACTAACCCACGGACAACTGCGGACAATTGCAGACATTTTTTATGCATCAGGATAATCTTTAACGCTAATAGCTTACATTGGTGGAAAAGCATTTATTTATTATGGGAAGTTTAACGGGTAAATTTTCAGAGGGAATCCTGGGCGGTTTCATTTTTAAAGCAGCAGGTTGGAGTACAGGTTGTTTCAAAAGTTCTGTACCGGGAAGCCTGGAAAAATCAGGAAGTAATCAGCTTATTAAAGAATCGTAATCATCTGCTTTAAACTAAGAAAATATCAAACCCAAAATTTGAAATTTAATCCCTGATCCACAAGTTTATGACTTGATCCTGAATTTGCCTATATCATTCTATAGTTTAGTAAATACATTAAATAACCCGATACTATGAAATTTAAACTGATTTCCTCTTTTACCTTCCTTGCATTATTTTTATTTACGGTTTCACAGGCACAGGTTAAGCAAGTTAGTATCAGTCGTGTTAACGCAATGGCCGATCTGCCTCAACCGCTCCAAATTATAGATTGGAAAGCTATGGCGCTTAAATTTGACCGCACCGTATATGATTTCAACGCTAAAGGGAAATACTGGCCAATGGTTTGGATAGACAGTACTGGTAAAAACTTTAAAGAACCGACCTTAGGGATGTATACCGCTGTTGGAGATGTGAGACAAGGATTACAACATAATAAAGGTATGTTTCATGAAGCGCTGGCCAATATGGGCGCTGTTTTAGGTGCTACGCTGGTCGGGCTCGATAAAAGCAAACAGCAGGGGGTAAACTATGTAGGTATGCTGCGGAATTATTTCAACAAGGATACTGGATGGGACATTATGATGAATAATACCGCTCCTGAAGTTGCCCTGTTGGGTGGTGGTTATGGTCGCGATTGGTGGTACGATGTATATCCCAACGTCTTGTTTTATGCAGTTTACGACAAATACCCATCAGAGCCTGGTTTTGAAATGATGGCCAGAAGCATCGCAGAGAAATTTTACAAGGCTGATTCTATTTTGAACGGCAATTACAAATATTCCTATTTTGATTATGGACAAATGAAACCCATGTCTACAAACATCTGTGCCCAACCAGATGCAGCTGCGGGACATGCTTATGTTTTATACTCGGCCTATAAGAAGTTCGGAGATCCACGTTATTTGAAAGGTGCAATAAGTGCCATGAAGGCTTTGGAAAGTGAAAAAATTAATCCTACTTACGAATTACTCATGCCTTTTGGCGCTTATGTAGCGGCGAGGATGAATGCAGAACAAGGAACTAATTTTGATATTGCTAAAATGCTGAACTGGACGTTTGACGGAACCGCGGTTTGCAGAGAAGGGTGGGGATTTCTGGTTGGAAACTGGAATGGTTTCGACATTTCCGGAACCGTGGGCAGCACTGTAGATCATGGTGGATATGCTTTTTTAATGAATACTTTTGATGCGGCATTGCCATTGGTCCCTATGGTGAGGTATAAACCTGAATATGCAGACGCCATCGGAAAATGGATGTTGAATGCTGTGAATGCGTCGCGACTTTTCTATCCCCGGTACATGCCAGTGGAACATCAAACCATTCCTGATCTGGCCGATGTAACCAAAGGGGTAATTGCTTATGAAGGCTTTGCAAAGGCTTCTACTTTTGACACTTTATACCAGACTTTGAAAGCTCCGGTAGCACAGGGTGACGGTCCCAAATGGGTTCCTGGTCAAAATCCGGAAGTTTCGCAATTTAGTGTATATGGAAGCGGGCATGCCGGGATTTTTGGCAGCATCGTCAAAGAGACAGAAGTGAAAGGTATTTTAGATTTGGATTTACTGGCTACCGACTTCTTTAAACAAGATGCCTATCCGACACATCTATTTTATAATCCTTACCCTGCACCTAAAAACATTTCGTTCAAAGTTGCCCAGGCGAAATCAGATGTTTACGATCTGGTTGCTCAGCGCTATGTGGCCCGCAATGTGTCTAAAGCAGTTAATGTTACTATTCCAGCACTAAAATCAGTTGTTTTGGTGAGCGTTCCTGCTCAGGGTAAAATGCAGGTTAAGAATAAACGTTTAGCTATTAATGGAGTAACCGTTGATTACAATTACAAATAATGAAAAGTTTATTGAAAATTCAAAGCGTTAAATCATCTTTCGTTTTAGCTCTTTGTACCTTGATCTGCCAATAGGCAGTATTTCACCATTCTTAAGTAGAAGACTATAACTACTTCCCGGGCGTACTATGATTTTTTCTGCCTGATCTAAAGAAATCAGATAAGATTTGTGGATACGCTCAAATGAATCTGGCAGCAGCTGCTCCAGCATCTCCATTGATTTGTCGTGTAACTCCTGTTTGCCATCCTGTAAATACAGTTCGCTATAAATTCCTGCGCCTTTGATATACCGTAAATCTTTAATGGCTATCAAATGCGTATTACCAGCTTTTTTTACAGCCAGATATTTCATTGTACTTTCAGTTGTTTTTCCACTGGTAGTAATTCTTTTGAAAGCCATTGATAGTCTTGCCTGATCAAAAGGTTTAGGTACGAAATCGAGCACTCCATAAGTAAAAGCATCGATTGCTTTATCAGTATAGGCAGAAACAATGATGGTATGAAATGATCCGGCCACCATTGACTCTAAGATATCAAATCCATTTTCGCCATTCAAATTCAGATCTAATAATAAGATATCAATGGTATGATTTTCTAGATAAACCAAACCTTTTTGTAAGGAATCACAAACTGCAATAACAGCTATATTCTGCTCAAAGTGATTGCGGGTCATCCGCTCGATTCTTTTAGCTATCCTTGCTTCATCTTCAATAATCAATATCCTCATCATTTGTCGTAAATCTGTATCGTAGTTAACCAGCCCCCTGGAATTGCTTCTGAAATGAATTTCCAGCGATCACCATAACTTTCTGTTAACCGGGCCTGGATATAGCGGAATCCATTGCCTCCATTTCTTTTTTTTGATACCTCCCGGTTCAGTGCATGGGTTTCAAAAGTATATTGCTTGTAAACAGCGGTAGATAAATAAGCCAATTTGAAAGAAATGAGACTTTCGGCAATTGGAATACTATGGGTTATTCCGTTTTCAAGCAGCGTATGTATCAGCGCAGGAGGAATATATTCTGTCTCATCAATTCCGGATTCCTCCCATTCATAACATATCTCTTTCCGGAACTGCATCACTTTAAGATGAGTTTTACAAAGCTCTATTTCCTGTCTTACCGGGATTAATACGGCTTCGGCTATGGAATTCATAATGTCAAATTCACCTGCCAGTGCCTGAATGAATTCAGCACCTTGTTTTGGAGATTCTTCTACCCAGTCTATCAGTGAAGTCAATGTATTCCTGAGAAAATGGGGTTGGATATTTTTTTTAATCAGCTCTAATTGTAACCTGGAAGAAAGGAGTAAAGAAGATTGAAATTCATCCTCTATTATTCTGGCTCGTAAAGCATGCAGATAAAGCATACATAAAATGATCAGGGTAAAGCTGATAAATAAGCCAAAATCGTAAAGCAGAAATTGATTAACTATTGCACTGGCCAGTAAACCGGTAAGTACGATAAATCCACCTTTTTCCTTTTGAATAATGGCATTCAGTACAATGATCAAAGTTGTAAACCACATGATCCGGCTATACAATATAGCAGTCAGATCAAAATGATTATACTTTATAAAGTACACAGTAATTAAAATAATGAATAAAATGATCAATAATATCTTTTTCCTCTGGAAATGGAATTGTATACTAAAATATAGTGGCACCAGCATAGCAATTGCAAAGGTCAGCCAGCCAATAATTTCAAGCCGCAGAAAAAAATGAGTATACGGTATAGCTACATAGAATTTGACGTATTCTGCAATCAGTAAAGAAAAAAATAAGGAACAAATGACTGCAAAAATCAGGATACTGTATTCTTTGCGCCTGCTGTTAAGGTACAGGAAAAAGTAGTAAACTGCCGCAATCAGGAAAGCTCCTGCCATCAAATTCATGAATGACGTAATGATCAGCGGAGTTCTTAACAGTGCTGCATATAGATTTAATTCTATCCCAATAGGACGCTTTATTTCATTTAAGTGAGATTGCGAGGTGCGCAGGGCTAAAATATGCCTGCCTGGATGCGTTAAAGAATCGGGTATCTGGAAATAACTTGTCGTAAAACCAGCTATTTCGGGCTTATCTTTCTGTGTGATCTGACCATTATGACCAAGCAATATTCCATCCCAATAGACTTCGAAAGCACCAAAAGCTTCAAGATGTAAGCCCATTGGAACAACAGAAGACCTGATCAGTTTCACTGGCGATCGTGACCAGAAGATTCCCTGAGCAGTGTTCCCCCTCTCAGCCGGCCATGCGGTAGCATTGAAGTCTTTTTCTGCCCATAATTTATTATCACCTGTCTGATAAACAGTAGGATCTTCTTCATAAACCACAGGAGACTTACAGGAAGAAAGCAATAGTAAAACGGTAAAGACAATTAAGAGGCGCTGCATGGAATAAAGTTAGGGTTAAGATAAGCCAAAAAAGTGCATTTCAAAAGGAGATAGAGCTGTTGACATGTTTTTCTCTTACTTAATTATTTGTGCAAATTATTCTTGTGGTATGAAACGACTCTTAATTATTTTTATAGCTGTATTTTACTGCACAAGTATTTTGGCTCAGCAATCAAATTCTTCTGATCCGAAGAAGAAAACAGTCTATGGTATTGTGAAGGAACAGCAATCTGAAATTCCTGTTGTTTATGCTACAGTAAGTGTCAAAGATGAATCAAGGAAACTGATCGCTGCTGGGATTACTGACGAAAAGGGTGCATTTAAACTTAATGATATTCCATCGGGTAAGCTGACTATCGAATTTACGCTGATAGGATATCAAACAATAACAAAGCCTTTATTGATAACTACTGCTGTAAATCATATCAATGCAGGAACGATATTTCTGAATGCTGATTCAAAGCTGCTAAAAGAAATTGCAGTAACCAGTGATCAACCAGCGATCACGCTAAAACTGGATAAAAAAGTATTCGAAACAGGAAAAGACATCTTATCGCAGACTGGTTCGGCGATTGAGCTCTTAAACGGGGTACCTGCGGTTAGTGTTGGCCCTTCAGGAACTGTTAGTCTGAGAGGAAGCAGTAATGTGCTGGTATTGATTAACGGTCGTCGTTCTGGACTTACTCAGGGTAATGCATTGGAACAAATACCGGCTGATCAGGTAGAGCGCGTGGAAGTGATCACTAATCCCTCTTCCAGATATGATGCTGCTGGTTCATCGGGGATTATTAATATCATTTTAAAGAAAAATAAGAAGGGTGGATTGAATGGACAGCTCAGATTAGTGGGTGGCATCCCAAATGAAACCAGAATTACACCAAGTCTGAATTATAAGTCTGATAAGCTGAATGTGTTTTCAACTTTTGGAATCCGGTTATCTGATTATGTAGGATTATATACAACCAATCAGTCAGTTTCCAATAATGGAGTTACTACTTTACTGAATCAGCGGCAGGATGAAAACCGGCACGATGATGCTAAATTATTATATATTGGTGCAGATTATCAGCTTAATGATCAGCAGACTGTTACAGTAGCTTATTTGAAAAACTCAACACATGATCATGATAAAACAGCCTTGAATTATAAGTATATGAATACCGGTAATGGAGCCGATAGCAGTCTGCTGCGTAACGGTGAATCATGGGAAAGGCGGAGTTATAATCAATTGGAATTCAATTATACCCATAAATTTAAGCGG
Coding sequences within:
- a CDS encoding redoxin domain-containing protein, giving the protein MGLQIGDQAPDFKLFSSDLKETSLADFKGKKLVLQFFPMAFTGTCTTQLCTMRDSFGFYQGMNAEVLGISVDSPFTLAKFKEEQFYQFPLLSDFNKETSRAYQSIYEEFVYNLKGVSKRAAFVIDEEGKIIYAEVLESAGDLPDFDAIKKVVEG
- a CDS encoding LytR/AlgR family response regulator transcription factor; translated protein: MMRILIIEDEARIAKRIERMTRNHFEQNIAVIAVCDSLQKGLVYLENHTIDILLLDLNLNGENGFDILESMVAGSFHTIIVSAYTDKAIDAFTYGVLDFVPKPFDQARLSMAFKRITTSGKTTESTMKYLAVKKAGNTHLIAIKDLRYIKGAGIYSELYLQDGKQELHDKSMEMLEQLLPDSFERIHKSYLISLDQAEKIIVRPGSSYSLLLKNGEILPIGRSRYKELKRKMI
- a CDS encoding histidine kinase codes for the protein MQRLLIVFTVLLLLSSCKSPVVYEEDPTVYQTGDNKLWAEKDFNATAWPAERGNTAQGIFWSRSPVKLIRSSVVPMGLHLEAFGAFEVYWDGILLGHNGQITQKDKPEIAGFTTSYFQIPDSLTHPGRHILALRTSQSHLNEIKRPIGIELNLYAALLRTPLIITSFMNLMAGAFLIAAVYYFFLYLNSRRKEYSILIFAVICSLFFSLLIAEYVKFYVAIPYTHFFLRLEIIGWLTFAIAMLVPLYFSIQFHFQRKKILLIILFIILITVYFIKYNHFDLTAILYSRIMWFTTLIIVLNAIIQKEKGGFIVLTGLLASAIVNQFLLYDFGLFISFTLIILCMLYLHALRARIIEDEFQSSLLLSSRLQLELIKKNIQPHFLRNTLTSLIDWVEESPKQGAEFIQALAGEFDIMNSIAEAVLIPVRQEIELCKTHLKVMQFRKEICYEWEESGIDETEYIPPALIHTLLENGITHSIPIAESLISFKLAYLSTAVYKQYTFETHALNREVSKKRNGGNGFRYIQARLTESYGDRWKFISEAIPGGWLTTIQIYDK
- a CDS encoding SDR family oxidoreductase, translating into MKTVLVTGSNGLLGQKITSTILSGKHFNLVATSKGENRFKTMQGYTYAEMDILNPANVREVLERYRPDAIIHTAALTNVDKCETEKELAYALNVEAVKTLITICEEYKIQLVHLSTDFIFDGLNGPYLESDVPNPLSYYGKTKSEAEELVKNAACKWAILRTIIVYGIISDESRSNIVLWAKGALEKGTPISVVNDQWRMPTLVEDLADACLLVIEKNANGVFNISGKDMMGISELVFKVADFWNLNKELITEISAASLNQSAPRPMRTGFILDKAIHELGYAPRSFEQGLALLDEQLKERERLTEQEAK